From the Amycolatopsis thermoflava N1165 genome, one window contains:
- a CDS encoding class I SAM-dependent methyltransferase, with product MSITREFLRAPAHTGAIAASSRRLASAVVAGIGVERAAHVVELGPGTGVFTEALLTRLGPGARLTAVEVNPRLAEALAQRHERVEVITGSAEHLARHVRTADVVVSGLPWALFPRARQERVLDQVGEVLVPGGRFATFAYLHAAWLPAARRFEAALARRFGFVGRSRVVWGNLPPAFVHRAAVTP from the coding sequence ATGTCCATCACCAGGGAATTCCTCCGGGCCCCCGCGCACACCGGCGCGATCGCGGCCAGCTCCCGGCGCCTGGCGTCGGCCGTGGTCGCCGGGATCGGCGTGGAACGGGCGGCGCACGTCGTCGAACTCGGGCCCGGCACCGGGGTGTTCACCGAAGCCCTGCTCACCCGGCTGGGTCCCGGCGCGCGGCTGACCGCGGTCGAGGTCAACCCGCGGCTGGCCGAGGCGCTCGCACAGCGGCACGAGCGCGTCGAGGTGATCACCGGGTCGGCCGAGCACCTGGCCCGGCACGTGCGCACGGCGGACGTGGTGGTGTCCGGGCTGCCGTGGGCGCTGTTCCCGCGCGCCCGGCAGGAGCGCGTCCTCGACCAGGTTGGCGAGGTCCTCGTACCGGGTGGGCGGTTCGCGACCTTCGCCTACCTGCACGCCGCGTGGCTGCCCGCCGCCAGGCGGTTCGAGGCCGCGCTGGCCCGGCGGTTCGGGTTCGTCGGCCGCAGCCGGGTGGTGTGGGGCAACCTGCCGCCCGCCTTCGTGCACCGAGCGGCCGTGACGCCGTGA
- a CDS encoding DedA family protein encodes MIDAIATLPPALVYLVAAAVIAAETALLPGIVLPTLSTLLLVGFLAGQGTVNLWLAMAVVAAAAVFGDQLAYLEGRRLGRRIRSARWRRVESRIARYGVVAVFAARFLAGARTLMPRVAGAAAVPYPRFLVVSMTAAVVWVVAALLVGKAGGSLIG; translated from the coding sequence GTGATCGACGCCATCGCCACCCTCCCGCCCGCGCTGGTCTACCTGGTCGCGGCGGCGGTGATCGCCGCGGAAACCGCGCTGCTGCCGGGAATCGTGCTGCCCACTTTGTCGACGCTGCTGCTCGTCGGCTTCCTCGCCGGGCAGGGCACGGTGAACCTGTGGCTGGCGATGGCGGTCGTCGCGGCCGCGGCCGTGTTCGGCGATCAGCTGGCCTACCTGGAGGGGCGCAGGCTGGGGCGGCGGATCAGGTCGGCCCGCTGGCGCCGGGTCGAGTCGCGCATCGCGCGGTACGGGGTGGTGGCGGTGTTCGCGGCGCGGTTCCTCGCCGGGGCACGGACGCTGATGCCGCGGGTGGCCGGCGCGGCGGCGGTGCCGTACCCGCGGTTCCTGGTGGTGAGCATGACCGCGGCGGTGGTGTGGGTGGTGGCCGCGCTGCTGGTGGGCAAGGCGGGCGGGTCGCTCATCGGGTGA
- a CDS encoding helix-turn-helix transcriptional regulator, which translates to MTTAFGSALKDWRTRRRLSQLELALRAGTTQRHVSFMESGRSVPGRGMVVRVAESLQLPLRERNALLLSAGYAPTYPETDLSDPALRPVLDALERLLDGHEPYPAIVVDRFGDLVATNKAADVLTEGAAPELLEPPVNVLRLALHPHGMAPRIGNFDDWARHVLERPRQEHAKAPHPRHAELLAELEGYLPGPPNLDADHLGFAVPLVLRTSRGEMRLLTAITTFATAVDVTVSELRLETFLPADDETAHILTR; encoded by the coding sequence GTGACGACGGCTTTTGGAAGTGCCCTCAAGGACTGGCGCACCCGGCGGCGCCTGTCCCAGCTCGAACTCGCCCTCCGCGCGGGCACGACGCAGCGGCACGTCAGCTTCATGGAGAGCGGCCGGTCGGTGCCGGGACGCGGCATGGTCGTGCGCGTGGCCGAGTCGCTGCAACTGCCGCTGCGCGAACGCAACGCGCTCCTGCTCAGCGCCGGGTACGCCCCGACCTATCCGGAGACCGACCTGTCAGATCCGGCGCTGCGGCCGGTGCTCGACGCGCTGGAGCGGCTCCTCGACGGGCACGAGCCGTACCCGGCGATCGTGGTGGACCGGTTCGGCGACCTGGTCGCGACCAACAAGGCCGCGGACGTCCTCACCGAGGGCGCCGCGCCCGAGCTGCTCGAACCGCCGGTCAACGTGCTGCGCCTGGCCCTGCACCCGCATGGGATGGCGCCGCGCATCGGGAACTTCGACGACTGGGCGCGCCACGTGCTGGAGCGGCCGCGGCAGGAACACGCCAAGGCCCCCCACCCCCGCCACGCCGAACTGCTCGCCGAGCTGGAGGGCTACCTGCCCGGGCCGCCGAACCTGGACGCCGACCACCTCGGGTTCGCCGTGCCGCTGGTCCTGCGCACCTCCCGGGGCGAGATGCGGCTGCTCACCGCGATCACCACGTTCGCCACCGCGGTCGACGTCACGGTGTCGGAGCTGCGCCTGGAGACGTTCCTGCCCGCCGACGACGAGACCGCGCACATCCTCACCCGATGA
- a CDS encoding LLM class flavin-dependent oxidoreductase, whose product MQIGLLLPAGQAQLAAGGSVTDIVDIAVRAERLGFDSVWAGDSLSRARVEPLTLLTAVAQATETVRLGTATLIPAYRHPAQAALTISSLDLVSGGRLIIGVGAGFPGRSEHEFDLVGVDFKTRFSYLDDTVALWKQLWTGHPESFHGKVLHYDWLPEVPRPAQPGGPPVWLGGITPAALRRAGKLYDGWLPYPPDPADYASGLATIGEQGRDVTPALFATVHLGGGTAALEEYCQATYQAPLDWVGKIQVMITGGPDEVIAQLRRFAEAGARHILLRIAALDPREIDHQLAGLAEILSPLRRTLEHESP is encoded by the coding sequence ATGCAGATCGGACTACTCCTGCCCGCCGGGCAGGCCCAGCTCGCGGCCGGCGGCTCGGTCACCGACATCGTGGACATCGCCGTGCGCGCCGAGCGCCTCGGTTTCGACTCGGTCTGGGCGGGCGACTCGCTGTCGCGCGCCAGGGTCGAGCCGCTGACCCTGCTCACCGCCGTCGCGCAGGCCACCGAAACCGTGCGGCTCGGCACCGCGACCCTCATCCCCGCCTACCGCCACCCGGCGCAGGCCGCCCTCACGATCTCCTCGCTCGACCTCGTCTCCGGCGGACGGCTGATCATCGGCGTCGGCGCCGGGTTCCCGGGCCGCAGCGAGCACGAGTTCGACCTGGTCGGCGTGGACTTCAAGACCCGCTTCTCGTACCTCGACGACACCGTGGCGCTGTGGAAGCAGCTGTGGACCGGCCACCCGGAGTCCTTCCACGGCAAGGTCCTGCACTACGACTGGCTGCCCGAGGTGCCGCGCCCCGCCCAGCCCGGCGGCCCGCCGGTCTGGCTCGGCGGCATCACCCCGGCCGCGCTGCGCCGCGCCGGGAAACTGTACGACGGCTGGCTGCCGTACCCGCCCGACCCGGCCGACTACGCGAGCGGCCTGGCCACCATCGGCGAGCAGGGCCGCGACGTCACGCCCGCCCTCTTCGCGACCGTCCACCTCGGCGGGGGGACGGCGGCGCTGGAGGAGTACTGCCAGGCCACCTACCAGGCGCCACTCGACTGGGTGGGAAAGATCCAGGTGATGATCACCGGCGGCCCGGACGAGGTGATCGCCCAGCTCAGGCGCTTCGCCGAGGCCGGGGCCCGGCACATCCTGCTGCGCATCGCGGCGCTCGATCCGCGCGAGATCGACCACCAGCTCGCGGGACTCGCCGAAATTTTGTCGCCCCTGCGACGTACCCTGGAACACGAGAGCCCCTGA
- the mfd gene encoding transcription-repair coupling factor, with protein sequence MSDPQLSGLLSAVLPDPALRAVIERAGAPLLELSGATATRQLVVAALASDAGAGRPVLAVTATGREAEELTAALASLIGADAVADFPSWETLPHERLSPRADTVGRRLDVLHRLHTDRAPRVVVATVRSLIQPMAPGLGSLAPVELRVGEEEEFEPLLERLVELAYTRVDMVEKRGEFAVRGGILDIFPPTADHPYRVEFWGDEVSEVRAFAVSDQRSLPGELSSVYAPPCRELLFTPDVKARAGELAEQYEADAQLAEMLTKLAGGIPVEGMEALIPVLCEGELELLTDAMPEGTHVVLADPEKIRARAADLVRTGQEFLEASWMSAAGGGQAPIDLGASAYRNLEEVAKHAGETGRPWWTLSQLTSEDADVIRIGVEASPAYRGDLERAVADLRAHLAADGTAVLVVAGHGTAARAVEQLSTAGISATHAADGLLDQPAPGIVTVACGGLAEGFVAPELRLVVLTEADLTGRGATAGSATRDLGTKMPSRRRNAVDPLALRPGDYVVHDQHGIGRFVEMVQRTVGGATREYLVLEYASSKRGHPGDRLYVPSDQLDEVSRYVGGELPTLNKLGGSDWKNTKAKARKAVKEIAAELVQLYAARQASPGHPFGPDTPWQRELEDAFPFTETNDQLAAIDEVKADMERGVPMDRVICGDVGYGKTEIAVRAAFKAVQDGKQVAVLVPTTLLAQQHLNTFAGRMASFPVTIKGLSRFTDKIEAEATLAGLADGTVDIVIGTHRLLQTGIRYKDLGLVIVDEEQRFGVEHKEHIKALRTHVDVLTMSATPIPRTLEMSLAGIREMSTILTPPEDRHPILTYVGAYDDKQVAAAIRRELLRDGQVFYVHNRVSSIEKAARRIRELVPEARVVTAHGQMNEEKLEKIIQGFWEREYDVLVCTTIVETGLDISNANTLIVERGDLLGLAQLHQLRGRVGRGRERGYAYFLYPPESPLTETAHDRLATIAQNTELGAGMAVAMKDLEIRGAGNILGAEQSGHIAGVGFDLYVRLVGEAVDVFRRSAGEAPAEEEELREVRVDLPVDAHIPHDYVPGERLRLEAYRKIAAAVDDDELRAVEEELIDRYGQPPAPVQRLLAVARFRHVCRSAGVTEVSAQGNNIRFAPLELMDSQMVRLKRLYPKANYKAAMRMVTVPKPTEGPAGGRMGAPALRDDALLDWCTKLLINLTKKPAPVG encoded by the coding sequence GTGTCCGACCCGCAGTTGTCCGGCCTGCTCTCCGCCGTCCTGCCCGACCCCGCCCTGCGCGCGGTGATCGAGCGGGCCGGCGCGCCCCTGCTGGAACTCTCCGGCGCCACGGCCACCCGCCAGCTGGTGGTCGCCGCGCTGGCGTCCGACGCCGGGGCGGGCCGCCCGGTGCTGGCCGTCACCGCCACCGGCCGCGAGGCCGAGGAGCTGACGGCCGCGCTCGCGAGCCTGATCGGCGCCGACGCGGTGGCCGACTTCCCGTCCTGGGAGACGCTGCCGCACGAACGCCTGTCCCCGCGCGCGGACACCGTCGGCCGCCGCCTGGACGTGCTGCACCGCCTGCACACCGACCGCGCCCCGCGCGTGGTGGTGGCCACGGTCCGCAGCCTGATCCAGCCGATGGCGCCGGGGCTTGGCAGCCTCGCGCCGGTCGAGCTGCGCGTCGGCGAGGAGGAGGAGTTCGAGCCGCTGCTGGAGCGGCTGGTCGAGCTGGCCTACACGCGCGTGGACATGGTCGAGAAGCGCGGCGAGTTCGCCGTCCGCGGCGGCATCCTGGACATCTTCCCGCCGACGGCCGACCACCCGTACCGGGTCGAGTTCTGGGGCGACGAGGTCAGCGAGGTCCGCGCGTTCGCGGTGTCGGACCAGCGGTCGCTGCCCGGCGAGTTGTCCTCCGTCTACGCCCCGCCGTGCCGGGAGCTGCTGTTCACGCCGGACGTGAAGGCCCGCGCCGGCGAGCTGGCCGAGCAGTACGAGGCCGACGCGCAGCTGGCCGAGATGCTCACCAAGCTGGCCGGCGGCATCCCGGTCGAGGGCATGGAGGCCCTCATCCCGGTGCTGTGCGAGGGCGAGCTGGAGCTGCTCACCGACGCGATGCCGGAGGGCACGCACGTCGTGCTGGCCGACCCGGAGAAGATCCGCGCCCGCGCCGCCGACCTGGTGCGCACCGGGCAGGAGTTCCTGGAAGCGTCCTGGATGTCTGCCGCCGGGGGAGGTCAGGCGCCGATCGACCTGGGCGCGTCGGCGTACCGCAACCTCGAAGAGGTCGCCAAGCACGCCGGCGAGACCGGCCGTCCGTGGTGGACGCTGTCGCAGCTGACCAGCGAGGACGCCGACGTCATCCGCATCGGCGTGGAGGCCTCGCCCGCCTACCGCGGTGACCTGGAGCGCGCGGTCGCCGACCTGCGGGCGCACCTGGCGGCGGACGGCACCGCGGTGCTCGTGGTGGCCGGGCACGGCACCGCCGCCCGCGCGGTGGAGCAGCTGTCCACGGCCGGGATCTCCGCGACCCACGCCGCGGACGGCTTGCTCGACCAGCCCGCGCCGGGCATCGTCACGGTCGCCTGCGGTGGCCTCGCCGAGGGGTTCGTCGCTCCCGAGCTGCGGCTGGTCGTGCTCACCGAGGCCGACCTGACCGGCCGCGGCGCCACCGCCGGCTCGGCGACGCGCGACCTGGGCACGAAGATGCCCTCCCGCCGCCGCAACGCGGTCGACCCGCTGGCGCTCAGGCCCGGCGACTACGTGGTGCACGATCAGCACGGCATCGGCCGGTTCGTGGAGATGGTGCAGCGCACCGTCGGCGGCGCCACCCGCGAGTACCTGGTGCTGGAGTACGCCTCGTCCAAGCGCGGCCACCCGGGCGACCGGCTGTACGTGCCGAGCGACCAGCTCGACGAGGTGTCCCGCTACGTCGGCGGCGAGCTGCCCACGCTGAACAAGCTGGGCGGCTCGGACTGGAAGAACACCAAGGCCAAGGCGCGCAAGGCGGTCAAGGAGATCGCGGCCGAGCTGGTGCAGCTCTACGCGGCCCGCCAGGCCTCGCCCGGCCACCCGTTCGGGCCGGACACGCCGTGGCAGCGCGAGCTGGAGGACGCGTTCCCGTTCACCGAGACCAACGACCAGCTCGCCGCGATCGACGAGGTCAAGGCGGACATGGAGCGCGGCGTGCCGATGGACCGCGTCATCTGCGGTGACGTCGGCTACGGCAAGACCGAGATCGCGGTGCGCGCGGCGTTCAAGGCGGTGCAGGACGGCAAGCAGGTCGCGGTGCTGGTGCCGACCACCCTGCTCGCGCAGCAGCACCTGAACACGTTCGCCGGCCGGATGGCGTCGTTCCCGGTGACCATCAAGGGCTTGTCCCGGTTCACCGACAAGATCGAGGCGGAGGCGACGCTGGCCGGGCTCGCCGACGGCACCGTCGACATCGTGATCGGCACGCACCGCCTGCTGCAGACCGGCATTCGCTACAAGGACCTGGGCCTGGTCATCGTCGACGAGGAGCAGCGGTTCGGCGTCGAGCACAAGGAGCACATCAAGGCGCTGCGCACGCACGTCGACGTGCTGACCATGTCGGCCACGCCGATCCCGCGCACGCTGGAGATGTCGCTGGCCGGCATCCGTGAGATGTCCACGATCCTGACCCCGCCGGAGGACCGGCACCCGATCTTGACCTACGTCGGCGCGTACGACGACAAGCAGGTGGCCGCCGCCATCCGGCGCGAGCTGCTGCGCGACGGCCAGGTGTTCTACGTGCACAACCGGGTGTCCTCGATCGAGAAGGCGGCGCGCCGGATCCGCGAGCTGGTGCCCGAGGCGCGGGTGGTCACCGCGCACGGCCAGATGAACGAGGAGAAGCTCGAAAAGATCATCCAGGGCTTCTGGGAGCGCGAGTACGACGTGCTGGTCTGCACGACGATCGTGGAAACCGGCCTGGACATCTCGAACGCGAACACGCTCATCGTCGAGCGCGGCGACCTGCTCGGGCTGGCGCAGCTGCACCAGCTGCGCGGCCGCGTCGGGCGCGGGCGGGAGCGCGGCTACGCGTACTTCCTGTACCCGCCGGAGAGCCCGCTGACCGAGACCGCGCACGACCGGCTCGCGACGATCGCGCAGAACACCGAGCTGGGCGCGGGCATGGCGGTCGCGATGAAGGACCTGGAGATCCGCGGCGCCGGGAACATCCTCGGCGCCGAGCAGTCCGGGCACATCGCGGGCGTCGGGTTCGACCTGTACGTGCGGCTGGTCGGCGAGGCGGTCGACGTGTTCCGCCGCAGCGCCGGCGAGGCGCCCGCCGAGGAGGAGGAGCTGCGCGAGGTCCGCGTCGACCTGCCGGTGGACGCGCACATCCCGCACGACTACGTCCCCGGCGAGCGGCTGCGCCTGGAGGCCTACCGCAAGATCGCGGCCGCGGTGGACGACGACGAGCTGCGCGCGGTCGAGGAGGAGCTGATCGACCGTTACGGCCAGCCGCCCGCTCCGGTGCAGCGGCTGCTCGCGGTGGCGCGGTTCCGGCACGTCTGCCGCTCGGCGGGCGTCACCGAGGTTTCCGCACAGGGCAACAACATCCGCTTCGCGCCGCTGGAGCTGATGGACTCGCAGATGGTGCGGCTGAAGCGGCTGTACCCGAAGGCGAACTACAAGGCCGCGATGCGGATGGTGACGGTGCCGAAGCCGACCGAAGGCCCGGCGGGCGGCCGCATGGGCGCGCCCGCGCTGCGTGACGACGCATTGCTGGACTGGTGCACCAAGCTACTGATCAACTTGACCAAGAAACCCGCCCCCGTCGGTTAG
- a CDS encoding GNAT family N-acetyltransferase — MVTRNEEKSRYEIFVEDKLGGFAEYRERGDNVIFTHTEIDDAFSGQGLGSKLAKAAVEDVVERGKTIVPLCPFIAAYLRKHPEHDAHVRWPQGQ; from the coding sequence GTGGTCACGCGGAACGAAGAGAAGAGCCGCTACGAGATCTTCGTCGAGGACAAGCTGGGCGGGTTCGCCGAGTACCGCGAGCGCGGCGACAACGTGATCTTCACGCACACCGAGATCGACGACGCGTTCTCCGGACAGGGCCTCGGCTCGAAGCTCGCCAAGGCGGCCGTCGAGGACGTGGTGGAGCGCGGCAAGACGATCGTGCCGCTGTGCCCGTTCATCGCGGCGTACCTGCGCAAGCACCCCGAGCACGACGCGCACGTGCGGTGGCCGCAGGGGCAGTGA
- a CDS encoding MazG family protein: MTVVLLPYPDAGIPPAAVPFLRSAHTVYASGIDSELADLLGAKPAPDDLAAEPGPVVLFAADAEDPAVAALVRAGSRVIAQPSGAGLVEAAKVMDRLRSPGGCPWDAEQTHDSLRQYLVEETYELLDAIEEGDRAALREELGDVLLQVLFHARVAAEDAEDPFDVDAVASALVAKLVGRHPHVFTDAERVHTAAHQQVRWEELKQAEKRRESSVDGVALGQPAVALAGKLGQRTGRAGLPAELFPGGDSPAEQLFRLAASARRSGVDPEGELRAVAKRFAADVRAAEKAARAAGLDPAAMDADAWRAHWPQANSDSPQ; the protein is encoded by the coding sequence GTGACGGTCGTGCTCCTGCCCTACCCGGACGCCGGGATCCCGCCGGCCGCCGTGCCGTTCCTGCGCAGCGCGCACACCGTGTACGCGTCCGGGATCGACAGTGAGCTGGCCGACCTGCTGGGCGCGAAGCCGGCGCCGGACGACCTGGCCGCCGAGCCGGGCCCGGTGGTGCTGTTCGCCGCGGACGCCGAAGACCCCGCGGTGGCGGCCCTGGTGCGGGCCGGTTCGCGGGTGATCGCCCAGCCCTCCGGCGCGGGTCTGGTCGAGGCCGCGAAGGTGATGGACCGGCTCCGCTCCCCGGGCGGTTGCCCGTGGGACGCCGAGCAGACCCACGACTCGCTGCGGCAGTACCTGGTCGAGGAGACCTACGAGCTGCTGGACGCGATCGAGGAGGGCGACCGCGCCGCGCTGCGCGAGGAGCTGGGCGACGTGCTGCTCCAGGTGCTCTTCCACGCGCGGGTGGCCGCCGAGGACGCCGAGGACCCGTTCGACGTGGACGCGGTGGCGTCCGCGCTGGTCGCCAAGCTGGTCGGGCGGCATCCGCACGTGTTCACCGACGCCGAGCGCGTGCACACCGCGGCGCACCAGCAGGTGCGCTGGGAGGAGCTGAAGCAGGCCGAGAAGCGCCGCGAGTCCAGCGTGGACGGTGTGGCACTCGGGCAGCCCGCGGTGGCGCTGGCGGGCAAGCTGGGGCAGCGCACCGGCCGCGCCGGCCTGCCCGCGGAGCTGTTCCCCGGTGGCGATTCGCCCGCCGAGCAGCTGTTCCGGCTGGCCGCCTCCGCGCGGCGATCCGGGGTCGACCCGGAGGGCGAGCTGCGCGCGGTGGCGAAGCGGTTCGCGGCGGACGTGCGGGCGGCGGAGAAGGCGGCCAGGGCGGCCGGACTGGACCCGGCGGCGATGGACGCCGACGCCTGGCGCGCCCACTGGCCTCAGGCGAACAGCGACTCGCCCCAGTAG
- the efeB gene encoding iron uptake transporter deferrochelatase/peroxidase subunit — MTQVSRRRLLGIAGAGVALAGAGAAAGAGIDHALSASEAQAAPEIVPFHGEHQAGIVTPAQEHLHFAALDVTTKDRAKLVSLLRKWTDAARRMTAGQEVVQGGAVGGAGAAPPGDTGEALDLPAASLTLTIGFGPSLFDDRFGLAGKRPAALADLPAFPKDNLDPARSGGDLCIQACANDPQVAVHAVRNLVRIGFGTTEVRWSQLGFGRSASTSTSQVTPRNLFGFKDGTNNLKAEDPAALAQHVWVAPGDGPEWMAGGSYLVARRIRMHIETWDRTSLDEQERIVGRAKGTGAPLGQAAEFDPVDLHVGGADGEPLIATDAHIRLASAENLNGARILRRGYNFVDGSDGVGHLEAGLFFICFNRDPRTQFVPMQKALSAKDSMMEYVEHTGSALFAVPPGVTETGYWGESLFA; from the coding sequence ATGACGCAGGTGTCCCGCCGCCGGCTGCTGGGGATCGCGGGTGCCGGCGTCGCTCTCGCCGGAGCCGGCGCGGCGGCCGGCGCCGGGATCGATCACGCGCTGTCCGCTTCGGAAGCGCAGGCCGCGCCGGAGATCGTGCCCTTCCACGGCGAGCACCAGGCCGGGATCGTCACACCCGCGCAGGAACACCTGCACTTCGCCGCGCTCGACGTGACGACGAAGGACCGGGCGAAGCTGGTTTCGTTGCTGCGCAAGTGGACCGACGCCGCCCGCCGGATGACCGCCGGGCAGGAAGTGGTCCAGGGTGGCGCGGTGGGCGGCGCGGGCGCCGCGCCGCCGGGCGACACCGGCGAGGCGCTCGACCTGCCCGCGGCGTCGCTGACGTTGACGATCGGGTTCGGCCCGTCGCTGTTCGACGACCGCTTCGGGCTCGCAGGCAAGCGGCCGGCCGCGCTGGCCGACCTGCCCGCGTTCCCGAAGGACAACCTGGACCCGGCCCGCAGCGGCGGTGATCTCTGCATCCAGGCGTGCGCGAACGACCCGCAGGTCGCGGTGCACGCGGTGCGCAACCTGGTGCGGATCGGGTTCGGCACCACCGAGGTGCGCTGGTCGCAGCTCGGGTTCGGGCGCAGCGCCTCGACGTCGACGTCGCAGGTGACACCGCGGAACCTGTTCGGCTTCAAGGACGGCACGAACAACCTCAAGGCCGAGGACCCGGCCGCGCTGGCGCAGCACGTGTGGGTCGCGCCGGGCGACGGCCCGGAGTGGATGGCGGGCGGCAGCTACCTGGTCGCACGGCGGATCCGCATGCACATCGAGACGTGGGACCGGACGTCGCTGGACGAGCAGGAGCGGATCGTCGGCCGCGCGAAGGGCACGGGGGCGCCGCTCGGGCAGGCCGCCGAGTTTGACCCGGTCGACCTGCACGTCGGTGGCGCGGACGGCGAACCGCTGATCGCCACGGACGCCCACATCCGGCTGGCGTCGGCGGAGAACCTGAACGGGGCCCGGATCCTGCGCCGCGGCTACAACTTCGTCGACGGCTCGGACGGCGTCGGGCACCTCGAAGCGGGCCTGTTCTTCATCTGCTTCAACCGCGACCCGCGCACCCAGTTCGTGCCGATGCAGAAGGCGTTGTCGGCGAAGGACTCGATGATGGAGTACGTCGAACACACCGGCTCGGCGCTGTTCGCGGTTCCGCCCGGCGTGACCGAGACCGGCTACTGGGGCGAGTCGCTGTTCGCCTGA